A genomic stretch from Malus domestica chromosome 15, GDT2T_hap1 includes:
- the LOC139191836 gene encoding uncharacterized mitochondrial protein AtMg00810-like — MKVKMEALEKNYTWDLVPLPNGKKAVGCRWVFTIKHKANGSIDRYKARLVAKGYTQTYGVDYQETFAPVVKLNIVRVLLSLAANHDWPLLQFDVKKAFLHGDLKEEVYMDLSLMAPNRGLVFSKNGNLNVEWYTDADWAGSITDRRSTSGYFTFVGGNLVTWRSTKQKVVARSSAKAEFRVMSHGVCELLWLKKLLRDLGFKPKGVMKLHYDNKAVIEIAHNPVQHD; from the exons atgaaagttaagatggaagctttggaaaagaattatacttgggatttggttcctttaccaaaTGGGAAGAAAGCTGTTGGATGTAGATGGGTGtttactattaagcacaaagcaaatggttctattgaccggtataaagccagattagttgctaagggttatactcaaacctatggggtGGACTATCAAGAGACCTTTGCTCCTGTTGTCAAACTTAATATTGTGCGTGTTCTTCTGTCCTTAGCAGCAAACCATGATTGGCCTCTAttgcagtttgatgttaaaaaggctttccttcatggtgatcttaaggaggaagtgtatatggatCTCTCACTG atggctccTAACAGAGGCCtggttttctccaagaatggtAATTTGAATGTCGAATggtatacagatgcagattgggcaggttctatcactgatcggcgatctacatctggatactttacgtttgtAGGTGGTAATTTGGTTACTTGGAGAAGCAcgaaacaaaaagtggtggctaggtcaagtgcaAAAGCTGAGTTTCGTGTTATGtctcatggtgtatgtgagttgttgtggttgaaaaaattgttgagagatcttgggtttaaacccaaaGGTGTTATGAAACTTCATTATGATAACAAGGCTGTTATTGAaattgctcataatccagtgcaacatgattGA